The following are encoded in a window of Pseudomonas multiresinivorans genomic DNA:
- the astD gene encoding succinylglutamate-semialdehyde dehydrogenase translates to MMNTHYIAGQWLAGEGEPLESLCPVSQAVVWSGRAASEQQVAAAVAAARDAFPAWARRPVEERIAVLERFAAALKGRSEELARAIGEETGKPLWEAATEVTSMVNKVAISVQAFRERTGEKSGPLADATAVLRHKPHGVVAVFGPYNFPGHLPNGHIVPALLAGNAVVFKPSELTPKVAELTLQAWIEAGIPAGVINLVQGARDTGVALASNDDIDGLFFTGSSRTGNLLHSQFGGRPQKILALEMGGNNPLVVDEVKDVDAAVYTIIQSVFISAGQRCTCARRLLVPQGAWGDALLERLVAVASTIKVGRFDEQPAPFMGSVISLAAAEHLIKAQDNLLAKGAKPLLAMTQPLATAALLTPGILDVTAVAERPDEEFFGPLLQVIRYADFDAAVREANATQYGLAAGLLSDSRERYEDFLIESRAGIVNWNKQLTGAASSAPFGGIGASGNHRPSAYYAADYCAYPVASLESDSLSLPATLTPGVSL, encoded by the coding sequence ATGATGAATACCCACTACATTGCCGGCCAGTGGCTGGCAGGCGAAGGCGAGCCGCTGGAATCGCTCTGCCCGGTCAGCCAGGCCGTGGTCTGGTCCGGCCGTGCTGCCTCCGAGCAGCAGGTCGCCGCCGCCGTTGCCGCCGCGCGAGATGCCTTCCCTGCCTGGGCGCGCCGCCCGGTGGAAGAGCGCATCGCCGTGCTGGAGCGCTTCGCTGCTGCGCTGAAAGGCCGTTCCGAGGAACTGGCCCGCGCCATCGGCGAGGAAACCGGCAAGCCGCTGTGGGAAGCCGCCACCGAAGTGACCAGCATGGTCAACAAGGTCGCCATCTCGGTCCAGGCCTTCCGTGAACGCACCGGTGAGAAGAGCGGCCCGCTGGCCGACGCCACCGCCGTGCTGCGCCACAAGCCCCACGGCGTGGTGGCCGTGTTCGGCCCGTACAACTTCCCCGGCCACCTGCCCAACGGCCACATCGTGCCGGCGCTGCTGGCGGGCAACGCCGTGGTGTTCAAGCCCAGCGAGCTGACTCCGAAGGTCGCCGAGCTGACCCTGCAGGCCTGGATCGAGGCGGGCATTCCCGCCGGTGTGATCAACCTGGTCCAGGGCGCCCGCGATACCGGCGTGGCGCTGGCAAGCAACGACGACATCGACGGCCTGTTTTTCACCGGCTCCAGCCGTACCGGCAACCTGCTGCACAGCCAGTTCGGCGGCCGCCCGCAGAAGATCCTCGCGCTGGAAATGGGCGGCAACAACCCGCTGGTGGTCGACGAAGTGAAAGACGTCGACGCCGCCGTCTACACCATCATCCAGTCCGTCTTCATTTCCGCCGGCCAGCGCTGCACCTGCGCCCGCCGCCTGCTGGTACCGCAGGGTGCCTGGGGCGACGCGCTGTTGGAGCGCCTGGTGGCCGTGGCCTCGACCATCAAGGTGGGCCGCTTCGACGAGCAGCCGGCGCCCTTCATGGGTTCGGTGATTTCCCTCGCCGCCGCCGAGCATCTGATCAAGGCCCAGGACAATCTGCTGGCCAAGGGCGCCAAGCCGTTGCTGGCGATGACCCAGCCGTTGGCTACTGCTGCGTTGCTGACCCCCGGCATTCTCGATGTGACTGCCGTGGCCGAGCGCCCGGACGAAGAGTTCTTCGGCCCGCTGCTGCAGGTGATCCGCTACGCCGACTTCGACGCCGCCGTGCGCGAAGCTAACGCCACCCAGTACGGTCTGGCTGCCGGCTTGCTGTCGGACTCGCGCGAACGCTATGAGGACTTCCTCATCGAGAGCCGCGCCGGCATCGTCAACTGGAACAAGCAGCTGACCGGCGCCGCCAGCAGCGCGCCGTTCGGCGGGATCGGTGCCTCCGGTAACCATCGCCCGAGCGCCTACTACGCAGCCGACTACTGCGCGTATCCGGTCGCCTCGCTGGAGAGCGACAGCCTGAGCCTGCCTGCAACCCTGACTCCGGGAGTGAGCCTGTGA
- the astE gene encoding succinylglutamate desuccinylase, translated as MLALGKLLELTLAGREPTEKIQLTADGTRLHWLAEGALEITPPIARDNGRDLLLSAGIHGNETAPIELLDRLVHRIARGELKPAARVLFLLGNPEAMRRGERYLEQDINRLFCGRHEEGSGNEALRAAELERLAAAFFAREGRPRLHYDLHTAIRGSKIEQFALYPWASGREHSREELARLRSAGIDAVLLQSKPGITFSAYTYSHLGAEAFTLELGKARPFGQNQAVNLDRLEAMLEGVISGQEADGAQLDGLQLFAVSREVIKHSDHFRLHLDDAVDNFTELDHGFLLAEDIGGTRWIVEEQGARIIFPNPRVKNGLRAGILVVPTEL; from the coding sequence ATGCTAGCCCTGGGCAAACTGCTCGAACTGACCCTCGCCGGCCGTGAGCCGACGGAAAAGATTCAGCTCACCGCAGACGGCACCCGTTTGCACTGGCTGGCCGAAGGCGCTCTTGAAATCACTCCGCCGATAGCGCGGGACAATGGCCGCGACCTGCTGCTCTCGGCCGGTATCCATGGCAACGAGACCGCGCCCATCGAGCTGCTCGACCGCCTGGTGCACCGCATCGCCCGCGGCGAGCTGAAGCCGGCGGCGCGGGTGCTGTTCCTGCTCGGCAACCCCGAGGCCATGCGCCGTGGCGAGCGTTACCTGGAGCAGGACATCAACCGCCTGTTCTGCGGTCGCCATGAAGAGGGCAGCGGCAACGAGGCCCTGCGCGCAGCCGAGCTCGAGCGCCTGGCCGCCGCGTTCTTCGCCCGCGAAGGCCGCCCGCGCCTGCACTACGACCTGCACACCGCGATCCGCGGCTCGAAGATCGAGCAGTTCGCGCTCTATCCCTGGGCCAGCGGCCGCGAACATTCCCGCGAGGAGCTGGCGCGCCTGCGCAGCGCCGGCATCGACGCTGTGCTGCTGCAGAGCAAGCCGGGCATCACCTTCAGCGCCTACACCTACAGCCACCTGGGCGCCGAGGCCTTTACCCTGGAGCTGGGCAAGGCGCGGCCGTTCGGGCAGAACCAGGCGGTGAACCTGGATCGCCTGGAAGCCATGCTCGAAGGCGTAATCAGCGGCCAGGAGGCAGACGGTGCGCAGCTCGACGGTCTGCAGCTGTTCGCCGTTTCCCGCGAAGTGATCAAGCACAGCGACCACTTCCGCCTGCACCTGGACGACGCGGTGGACAACTTCACCGAGCTGGACCACGGCTTCCTGTTGGCCGAGGACATCGGTGGCACCCGCTGGATCGTGGAGGAGCAGGGCGCACGGATCATCTTCCCCAACCCACGGGTGAAGAACGGCCTGCGCGCCGGCATTCTGGTGGTCCCCACCGAGCTCTGA
- the aruF gene encoding arginine/ornithine succinyltransferase subunit alpha, translated as MLVMRPAQVADLQQVQRLAADSPVGVTSLPDDAERLREKILASEASFAAEVSFNGEESYFFVLEDTDTGRLVGCSAIVASAGFSEPFYSFRNETFVHASRELKIHNKIHVLSLCHDLTGNSLLTSFYVERDLVNTPIAELNSRGRLLFMASHPERFADAVVVEIVGYSDEQGQSPFWNAIGRNFFDLDYTEAEKLSGLKSRTFLAELMPHYPIYVPLLPDDAQEAMGQVHPRAQITFDILMRDGFESDNYVDIFDGGPALHARTSGIRSIAQSRQVPVRIGEGGKGNRGYLVTNGQLQDFRAIVVELDWVPGKPVTLNQQAAEALGIGEGASVRLVAI; from the coding sequence ATGCTGGTGATGCGCCCCGCCCAAGTGGCCGACCTGCAGCAAGTGCAGCGTCTCGCCGCGGACAGCCCGGTCGGCGTCACGTCGCTGCCGGACGACGCGGAACGCCTGCGCGAGAAGATTCTTGCCTCGGAGGCCTCGTTCGCCGCCGAAGTGAGCTTCAACGGTGAAGAGAGCTATTTCTTCGTGCTCGAGGACACCGACACCGGCCGCCTGGTCGGCTGCTCGGCCATCGTCGCCTCGGCCGGTTTCTCCGAACCGTTCTACAGCTTCCGCAACGAGACCTTCGTGCACGCTTCCCGCGAGCTGAAGATCCACAACAAGATCCACGTCCTGTCGCTGTGCCACGACCTCACCGGCAACAGCCTGCTGACCAGCTTCTACGTCGAGCGTGATCTGGTGAATACGCCGATCGCCGAGCTCAACTCCCGTGGCCGCCTGCTGTTCATGGCCAGCCACCCGGAGCGCTTCGCCGACGCGGTGGTGGTGGAGATCGTCGGCTACAGCGACGAGCAGGGCCAGTCGCCGTTCTGGAACGCCATCGGGCGCAACTTCTTCGATCTCGACTACACCGAGGCCGAGAAGCTCTCGGGGCTGAAGAGCCGCACCTTCCTCGCCGAACTGATGCCGCACTACCCGATCTACGTGCCGCTGCTGCCGGATGATGCGCAGGAGGCCATGGGCCAGGTGCACCCGCGTGCGCAGATCACCTTCGACATCCTGATGCGCGACGGCTTCGAGTCCGACAACTACGTCGACATCTTCGATGGCGGCCCGGCGCTGCACGCGCGCACCTCGGGCATCCGCTCCATCGCCCAGAGCCGTCAGGTGCCGGTGCGCATCGGCGAGGGCGGCAAGGGCAATCGCGGTTACCTGGTGACCAACGGCCAGTTGCAGGATTTCCGCGCCATCGTCGTCGAACTCGATTGGGTACCGGGCAAGCCCGTGACTCTGAACCAGCAAGCCGCCGAAGCCCTGGGCATCGGCGAGGGCGCCAGCGTGCGCCTGGTTGCGATCTGA
- the ltaE gene encoding low-specificity L-threonine aldolase — translation MSIIDLRSDTVTLPTAGMREAMARAELGDDVYGEDPTVNRLEATLAERLGFAAALFVPTGTMSNLLGLMAHCGRGDEYIVGQQAHTYKYEGGGAAVLGSIQPQPIEGEADGSLDLAKVEAAIKQDDFHFARTRLLALENTMQGKVLPLTYLAAAREMTRRRGLALHLDGARLYNAAVKLGVDAREITRHFDSVSVCLSKGLGAPVGSVLCGDAELIGRARRLRKMVGGGMRQAGGLAAAALYALDHQVERLADDHANAEALGRGLAELGYRIEPVQTNMVYVGIGEQAGALGEHLAERGIRVSPAARLRLVTHLDVKSADIPRIVEAFAAFRRS, via the coding sequence ATGTCTATCATCGACCTTCGCAGCGACACCGTGACCCTGCCTACCGCCGGCATGCGCGAGGCGATGGCGCGGGCCGAGCTGGGCGATGACGTCTACGGCGAAGACCCGACGGTGAACCGCCTGGAAGCGACCCTGGCCGAGCGCCTGGGATTCGCTGCCGCGCTGTTCGTCCCCACCGGCACCATGAGCAACCTGCTCGGCCTGATGGCCCATTGCGGCCGCGGCGACGAGTACATCGTCGGCCAGCAGGCGCACACCTATAAATATGAAGGCGGCGGCGCCGCGGTACTGGGCTCCATTCAGCCGCAGCCCATCGAGGGCGAAGCCGATGGTTCGCTGGATCTGGCCAAGGTCGAGGCAGCGATCAAGCAGGACGATTTCCACTTCGCTCGCACCCGCCTGCTGGCGCTGGAAAACACCATGCAGGGCAAGGTCCTGCCGCTGACCTACCTGGCGGCTGCGCGGGAAATGACCCGCCGTCGCGGCCTGGCGCTGCACCTGGACGGCGCGCGCCTGTACAACGCGGCGGTGAAACTGGGCGTGGACGCCCGCGAGATCACCCGCCACTTCGATTCCGTTTCGGTCTGCCTGTCCAAGGGCCTTGGTGCGCCGGTGGGCTCGGTGCTCTGCGGCGATGCCGAGCTGATCGGCCGCGCACGCCGCCTGCGCAAGATGGTCGGCGGTGGCATGCGCCAGGCCGGCGGCTTGGCAGCGGCAGCGCTCTATGCGCTGGACCATCAGGTCGAGCGCCTGGCCGATGACCATGCCAACGCCGAAGCGCTGGGCCGTGGCCTTGCTGAACTGGGCTACCGCATCGAGCCGGTACAGACCAACATGGTCTACGTCGGCATTGGCGAGCAGGCCGGTGCGCTGGGCGAGCACCTGGCCGAGCGCGGCATCCGCGTCAGCCCGGCGGCGCGCCTGCGCCTGGTCACCCACCTTGACGTGAAAAGCGCGGATATTCCTCGTATCGTCGAAGCATTCGCCGCCTTTCGTCGTTCCTGA
- a CDS encoding aspartate aminotransferase family protein, translating into MSAPQAQVQRSDFDQVMVPNYSPAAFIPVRGEGSRVWDQSGRELVDFAGGIAVSSLGHTHPALMQALTEQAGKIWHVSNVFTNEPALRLAKKLIDATFAERVFFANSGAEANEAALKLARRYAHDVHGPEKYEIISMVNSFHGRTLFTVNVGGQAKYSDGFGPKVEGITHIPFNDLEALKAAISDKTCAVIIEPVQGESGVLPADQAYLEGVRKLCDENNALLIFDEVQSGFGRIGYLYAHQYYGVNPDILSSAKGLGGGFPIGAMLTTAKIAEHLVVGTHGTTYGGNPLACAVAGAAFDVINTPEVLEGVKAKHERFKVRLEKIAAEYGIFTQVRGMGMLIGAVLNDAFKGKAKDVLNAAEKEGVMVLQAGPDVVRFAPSLVIPDADIDEGLDRLERAIAKLTRG; encoded by the coding sequence ATGTCCGCTCCGCAAGCTCAGGTCCAACGCTCCGACTTCGACCAGGTCATGGTTCCCAACTATTCGCCGGCTGCCTTCATTCCGGTGCGTGGCGAAGGCTCGCGAGTCTGGGATCAGAGCGGCCGAGAGCTGGTGGACTTCGCGGGCGGCATCGCGGTGAGCTCGCTGGGCCACACCCACCCGGCGCTGATGCAGGCGCTGACCGAGCAGGCCGGCAAGATCTGGCACGTCTCCAACGTCTTCACCAACGAGCCGGCCCTGCGCCTGGCCAAGAAGCTGATCGACGCCACCTTCGCCGAGCGCGTGTTCTTCGCCAACTCCGGCGCCGAGGCCAACGAGGCCGCGCTGAAGCTGGCGCGCCGCTACGCCCATGACGTCCATGGCCCCGAGAAGTACGAGATCATCTCGATGGTCAACAGCTTCCACGGCCGCACCCTGTTCACCGTCAACGTCGGCGGCCAGGCCAAGTATTCCGATGGTTTCGGCCCGAAGGTCGAAGGCATTACCCACATTCCGTTCAACGACCTGGAAGCCCTCAAGGCAGCCATCTCCGACAAGACCTGCGCCGTGATCATCGAACCGGTGCAGGGCGAGAGCGGCGTGCTGCCGGCCGACCAGGCCTACCTGGAAGGCGTGCGCAAGCTGTGCGACGAGAACAACGCGCTGCTGATCTTCGATGAAGTGCAGAGCGGCTTCGGTCGTATCGGCTACCTCTACGCCCACCAGTACTACGGCGTGAACCCGGACATCCTCTCCAGCGCCAAGGGCCTGGGCGGCGGCTTCCCGATCGGCGCCATGCTGACCACCGCGAAGATCGCCGAGCATCTGGTCGTCGGCACCCACGGCACCACCTACGGCGGCAACCCGCTGGCGTGCGCGGTCGCTGGCGCCGCCTTCGACGTGATCAACACCCCGGAAGTGCTCGAAGGCGTGAAGGCCAAGCACGAGCGCTTCAAGGTCCGCCTGGAGAAGATCGCCGCCGAGTACGGCATCTTCACCCAGGTGCGCGGCATGGGCATGCTGATCGGTGCTGTGCTCAACGACGCCTTCAAGGGCAAGGCCAAGGACGTACTCAATGCCGCCGAGAAGGAAGGCGTGATGGTCCTGCAGGCCGGCCCGGACGTGGTGCGCTTCGCGCCCAGCCTGGTGATTCCGGACGCCGACATCGACGAAGGCCTGGATCGCCTCGAGCGCGCCATCGCCAAGCTGACCCGCGGCTGA
- the alaS gene encoding alanine--tRNA ligase, whose translation MKSAEIREAFLRFFEEKGHTRVASSSLIPANDPTLLFTNAGMNQFKDCFLGLEKRAYTRATTSQKCVRAGGKHNDLENVGYTARHHTFFEMLGNFSFGDYFKRDAITYAWEFLTSDKWLNLPKDKLWVTVYATDDEAYDIWTKEVGIPAERMVRIGDNKGAPYASDNFWAMGDTGPCGPCTEIFFDHGADIWGGPPGSPEEDGDRYIEIWNNVFMQFNRTADGVMHALPAPSVDTGMGLERISAVLQHVHSNYEIDLFQSLLKASADAIGCANDDAPSLKVVADHIRSCGFLIADGVLPSNEGRGYVLRRIIRRACRHGNKLGAKGTFFHKIVAALVGEMGEAFPELKQQQAHIERVLKTEEEQFAKTLEQGLKILEQDLSELKGSVIPGNVVFKLYDTYGFPVDLTNDIARERSLTLDEEGFEREMEAQRERARSASAFGMDYNSLVKVDGDTRFLGYQGVSGAGQIVALFKDGKAVEQLNEGEEGVVVLDQTPFYAESGGQVGDSGYLQGAGVRFDVRDTTKAGGAHLHLGVVAQGSLSVGAAVKAEVDASVRQATALNHSATHLLHAALRQVLGDHVQQKGSLVDSQRLRFDFSHFEAIKPEQLKQLEDIVNTEIRKNSEVETEETDIESAKNKGAMALFGEKYGDQVRVLSMGGSFSVELCGGTHVSRTGDIGLFKITSEGGVASGVRRIEAVTGAAALAYLNGAEEQLKEAAGLIKGSRDNLLDKLSGLIERNRQLEKELEQLKAKAASAAGDDLAGSAVEVGAVKVLSSRLDGLDGKALLALVDQLKNKLGSGVILLGGVFEEKVVLVAGVTQDLTAKLKAGDLMKQAAAAVGGKGGGRPDMAQGGGVDAGKLDEALALAVTFVEQGL comes from the coding sequence ATGAAAAGCGCTGAAATCCGTGAAGCCTTCCTCCGCTTCTTCGAAGAGAAGGGGCACACCCGCGTAGCGTCCAGTTCGCTGATCCCCGCGAACGACCCGACCCTGCTGTTCACCAACGCAGGCATGAACCAGTTCAAGGACTGCTTCCTGGGCCTGGAAAAGCGCGCCTACACCCGCGCCACCACCAGCCAGAAGTGCGTGCGTGCCGGCGGCAAGCACAACGACCTGGAAAACGTCGGCTACACCGCGCGCCACCACACCTTCTTCGAAATGCTGGGCAACTTCAGCTTCGGCGACTATTTCAAGCGCGATGCCATTACCTATGCCTGGGAATTCCTCACCTCGGACAAGTGGCTGAACCTGCCCAAGGACAAACTCTGGGTCACCGTCTACGCCACCGATGACGAGGCCTACGACATCTGGACCAAGGAAGTCGGCATTCCGGCCGAGCGCATGGTCCGTATCGGCGACAACAAGGGCGCGCCGTACGCCTCCGATAACTTCTGGGCGATGGGCGACACCGGTCCGTGCGGCCCGTGCACCGAGATCTTCTTCGACCACGGCGCCGACATCTGGGGCGGCCCGCCCGGCTCGCCGGAAGAAGACGGCGACCGCTACATCGAGATCTGGAACAACGTCTTCATGCAGTTCAACCGCACCGCAGACGGCGTGATGCACGCGCTGCCGGCGCCGAGCGTGGACACCGGCATGGGCCTTGAGCGCATCAGCGCCGTGCTGCAGCATGTCCACTCGAACTACGAGATCGACCTGTTCCAGAGCCTGCTGAAGGCGTCGGCCGACGCCATCGGTTGCGCCAACGACGATGCTCCGTCGCTCAAAGTGGTCGCCGACCACATCCGTTCCTGCGGCTTCCTGATCGCCGACGGTGTGCTGCCGTCCAACGAAGGTCGCGGCTACGTGCTGCGCCGCATCATCCGTCGCGCCTGCCGTCACGGTAACAAGCTGGGCGCCAAGGGCACCTTCTTCCACAAGATCGTGGCCGCGCTGGTCGGTGAGATGGGCGAGGCCTTCCCCGAGCTCAAGCAGCAGCAGGCGCACATCGAGCGCGTGCTGAAGACCGAGGAAGAGCAGTTCGCCAAGACCCTGGAGCAGGGCCTGAAGATCCTCGAGCAGGACCTCTCCGAGCTCAAGGGCAGCGTCATCCCCGGCAACGTGGTGTTCAAGCTGTACGACACCTACGGCTTCCCGGTGGACCTGACCAACGACATCGCCCGCGAGCGCAGCCTGACCCTCGACGAGGAAGGCTTCGAGCGCGAGATGGAGGCCCAGCGCGAGCGTGCCCGCTCCGCCAGCGCCTTCGGCATGGACTACAACAGCCTGGTGAAAGTGGATGGCGACACCCGCTTCCTCGGCTACCAGGGCGTTTCCGGCGCTGGCCAGATCGTCGCCCTGTTCAAGGATGGCAAGGCCGTCGAGCAACTGAACGAAGGGGAAGAGGGCGTCGTCGTCCTCGACCAGACTCCGTTCTACGCCGAGTCCGGCGGCCAGGTCGGTGACAGCGGCTACCTGCAGGGTGCCGGCGTGCGCTTCGACGTACGCGACACCACCAAGGCCGGCGGCGCGCACCTGCACCTCGGTGTAGTTGCCCAGGGCAGCCTGAGCGTTGGCGCGGCTGTCAAAGCCGAAGTCGACGCCTCCGTGCGCCAGGCCACTGCGCTGAACCACTCCGCTACCCACCTGCTGCACGCCGCGCTGCGCCAGGTGCTGGGCGATCACGTCCAGCAGAAAGGCTCGCTGGTCGACAGCCAGCGCCTGCGCTTCGACTTCAGCCACTTCGAGGCGATCAAGCCCGAGCAACTGAAGCAGCTGGAAGACATCGTCAACACCGAGATCCGCAAGAACTCCGAGGTCGAGACCGAAGAGACCGACATCGAATCCGCCAAGAACAAAGGCGCCATGGCGCTGTTCGGCGAGAAGTACGGTGATCAGGTGCGCGTGCTGAGCATGGGCGGCAGCTTCTCCGTCGAACTGTGCGGCGGCACACACGTCTCCCGCACCGGCGACATCGGCCTGTTCAAGATCACCAGCGAAGGCGGTGTGGCCTCCGGCGTGCGCCGTATCGAAGCGGTCACCGGCGCTGCTGCGCTGGCTTACCTCAATGGTGCCGAAGAGCAACTCAAGGAAGCGGCCGGTCTGATCAAGGGCAGCCGCGACAACCTGCTGGACAAGCTGTCCGGCCTGATCGAGCGCAACCGTCAGCTGGAGAAGGAACTGGAGCAGCTCAAGGCCAAGGCCGCCAGCGCAGCCGGCGACGACCTGGCGGGCTCCGCCGTGGAAGTTGGCGCCGTGAAGGTGCTGTCCTCGCGTCTCGACGGCCTCGATGGCAAGGCGCTGCTGGCGCTGGTCGACCAACTGAAGAACAAGCTGGGCAGCGGTGTGATCCTGCTGGGCGGCGTGTTCGAAGAGAAGGTCGTGCTGGTCGCC
- the astA gene encoding arginine N-succinyltransferase, whose protein sequence is MIVRPVTSADLPALFDLARSTGTGLTTLPANEQRLQHRVNWAEKAFRGEAERADADYLFVLENDEGKVVGISAVAGAVGLREPWYNYRVGLTVSASQELGIHREIPTLFLANDLTGQSELCSLFLQADHRSGLNGRLLSKARFLFIAEFRELFGDKVIAEMRGMSDAAGRSPFWESLGRHFFKMEFSQADYLTGVGNKAFIAELMPKFPLYSCFLSEDAREVIGRVHPDTEPALAMLKAEGFSYQGYVDIFDAGPAIEAPTEKIRAIADSQNLVLAIGTPGDDAEPFLIHNRKREECRITAAPARLAAGSLVVDAQTAKRLRLSAGASVRAVPLSGKRN, encoded by the coding sequence ATGATCGTCCGTCCCGTAACCAGCGCCGACCTGCCGGCTCTTTTCGATCTGGCGCGCAGCACCGGCACCGGCCTGACCACACTGCCGGCCAACGAGCAGCGACTGCAGCATCGCGTGAACTGGGCCGAGAAGGCCTTCCGCGGCGAAGCCGAGCGCGCCGACGCCGATTACCTGTTCGTGCTGGAGAACGACGAAGGCAAGGTCGTCGGCATCTCTGCCGTGGCCGGCGCAGTCGGCCTGCGCGAGCCCTGGTACAACTACCGCGTCGGTCTGACCGTCAGCGCTTCGCAAGAGCTGGGTATCCACCGCGAGATTCCGACGCTGTTCCTGGCCAACGACCTCACCGGGCAGTCCGAGTTGTGCTCGCTGTTCCTGCAGGCCGACCACCGCTCCGGCCTGAACGGTCGTCTGCTGTCCAAGGCACGCTTCCTGTTCATCGCTGAGTTCCGCGAGTTGTTCGGCGACAAGGTGATCGCCGAGATGCGCGGCATGTCCGACGCGGCTGGCCGTTCGCCGTTCTGGGAAAGCCTGGGCCGGCACTTCTTCAAGATGGAGTTCAGCCAGGCCGACTACCTGACCGGCGTGGGCAACAAGGCCTTCATCGCCGAGCTGATGCCCAAGTTCCCGCTCTACAGCTGCTTCCTCTCCGAGGATGCGCGCGAGGTGATCGGCCGCGTCCACCCGGACACCGAGCCGGCGCTGGCCATGCTCAAGGCGGAGGGTTTCAGCTACCAGGGCTACGTCGACATCTTCGACGCCGGCCCGGCCATCGAGGCGCCGACCGAGAAGATCCGCGCCATCGCCGACAGCCAGAACCTGGTGCTGGCCATCGGCACGCCGGGCGATGACGCCGAGCCCTTCCTGATCCACAACCGCAAGCGCGAGGAGTGCCGCATCACCGCCGCACCCGCGCGCCTGGCCGCTGGTTCGCTGGTGGTCGATGCGCAGACCGCCAAGCGCCTGCGCCTGTCCGCCGGGGCTTCGGTCCGCGCGGTGCCCCTCTCCGGAAAACGCAACTGA
- the astB gene encoding N-succinylarginine dihydrolase produces MTAYEMNFDGLVGPTHNYGGLSYGNVASQSNSQAASNPREAAKQGLSKMKALMELGFKQGVFAPQERPAVASLRALGFSGTDAEVIAKAAKEAMPLLAAVSSASCMWTANAATVSPSADTADGRVHFTAANLNCKFHRSIEHPQTSRILAAMFNDEQRFAHHAALPAVAQFGDEGAANHTRFCKSYGEAGVEFFVFGRSAFDSRFPAPQRYPARQTLEACQAVARLHGLSDDGVVYAQQNPAVIDQGVFHNDVIAVGNGEVLFHHEDAFLDTERVLAELHDKLGRRGGRFRAVCVPRDQVTVEDAVKSYLFNSQLLTRADGNMLLIVPEECRKNERVWNYLSRLTAEDGPIREVKVFDLKQSMQNGGGPACLRLRVALNDTELAAVNPGVIMTPTLHDTLVTWGDKHYRDRLAESDLADPQLLVECRTALDELTQILKLGSVYPFQLN; encoded by the coding sequence ATGACCGCCTATGAAATGAACTTTGACGGCCTGGTCGGACCGACGCACAACTACGGCGGCCTGTCCTACGGCAACGTGGCGTCGCAGAGCAACAGCCAGGCCGCATCCAACCCGCGTGAAGCGGCGAAGCAGGGCCTGTCGAAGATGAAGGCGCTGATGGAGCTGGGCTTCAAACAGGGTGTATTCGCCCCGCAAGAGCGCCCGGCCGTCGCCTCGCTGCGCGCCCTGGGCTTCTCTGGCACTGATGCCGAAGTCATCGCCAAGGCTGCCAAGGAGGCCATGCCGCTGCTGGCCGCAGTCAGCTCGGCGTCCTGCATGTGGACCGCAAACGCCGCCACCGTCAGCCCCAGTGCCGACACCGCCGATGGCCGCGTGCACTTCACCGCGGCCAACCTGAACTGCAAGTTCCACCGCTCCATCGAGCATCCGCAGACCAGCCGCATCCTCGCGGCGATGTTCAACGACGAGCAGCGCTTCGCCCACCACGCCGCCTTGCCGGCGGTTGCCCAGTTCGGTGACGAGGGCGCGGCCAACCACACGCGCTTCTGCAAGTCCTACGGCGAAGCCGGCGTGGAGTTCTTCGTGTTCGGCCGCAGTGCCTTCGACAGCCGCTTCCCGGCGCCGCAGCGCTACCCGGCGCGGCAGACACTGGAAGCCTGCCAGGCGGTCGCCCGCCTGCACGGCCTGAGCGATGACGGCGTGGTCTACGCCCAGCAGAACCCGGCAGTGATCGACCAGGGCGTGTTCCATAACGATGTGATTGCCGTGGGCAACGGCGAAGTACTGTTCCACCACGAAGACGCCTTCCTCGATACCGAGCGCGTCCTCGCCGAACTGCACGACAAGCTGGGTCGCCGTGGCGGCCGCTTCCGCGCCGTGTGCGTGCCGCGCGACCAGGTCACGGTCGAGGACGCGGTGAAGTCCTACCTGTTCAACAGCCAGCTGCTCACCCGCGCCGACGGCAATATGCTGCTGATCGTCCCGGAGGAGTGCCGCAAGAACGAGCGCGTGTGGAATTACCTGTCGCGCCTGACCGCCGAGGACGGCCCGATCCGCGAGGTGAAGGTGTTCGACCTCAAGCAGAGCATGCAGAACGGCGGCGGCCCCGCCTGCCTGCGCCTGCGCGTGGCGCTGAACGACACCGAACTGGCGGCGGTCAATCCCGGCGTGATCATGACCCCGACCCTGCACGACACCCTGGTTACCTGGGGCGACAAGCACTACCGCGATCGCCTGGCCGAGTCCGACCTGGCCGACCCGCAACTGTTGGTCGAGTGCCGGACGGCGTTGGATGAATTGACTCAGATCCTTAAACTGGGCTCGGTTTATCCCTTCCAGCTGAACTGA